A section of the Thermodesulfobacteriota bacterium genome encodes:
- a CDS encoding adenosylcobalamin-dependent ribonucleoside-diphosphate reductase, with product MLDPNALIILERRYLLRDKDGKVKETPEDMFYRVASHVALAEKDYGKTDAQLIEEKFFLAMRNLEFLPNSPCLMNAGKELGQLAACFVIPVEDSLDSIFEAVKLTAKIHQSGGGTGFSFSKLRPKGDIVQTTMGVASGPVSFMKVFNMTTEVIKQGGTRRGANMGVLRIDHPDVEEFITVKRDPNELTNFNLSVAITDDFMASYFNDGEFELVNPRDKKVVKKVKAKELMRLLSESAYMCGEPGCLFIDTINRENPLPHLGDIEATNPCSEQPLLPYESCCLGSINLCRFVDDEGRINWEKLKNTVHLACRFLDDVIDVNRYPHPEIERMTKMNRKIGLGVMGFAHMLIKMGIPYDSERAERVAEEVMSFIQKESKKASAILAEERGTFPSYRGSKWERLGLPQRNGTTTTVAPTGTLSLIAGTSSGIEPIFDLVYSRIILGDIKVEIEDPLYREFREKKEPKDKIIRLFRTAYNISPEWHLRIQLAFQKHIDNGVSKTVNLPEDTSVEDVEKIFVSAYKLGLKGITVFRNRSRKYQVLSCSGQTLC from the coding sequence ATGCTCGACCCTAATGCACTTATCATTTTAGAAAGACGGTACCTCCTAAGGGACAAGGACGGAAAAGTAAAAGAGACTCCGGAAGACATGTTTTATAGGGTCGCATCCCATGTAGCGTTAGCGGAAAAAGATTATGGTAAAACTGATGCCCAACTGATTGAGGAAAAATTCTTTCTCGCTATGAGAAACCTCGAATTTTTGCCGAACTCGCCTTGTCTTATGAATGCTGGAAAGGAACTCGGTCAGCTTGCTGCCTGTTTCGTTATTCCCGTGGAGGATTCTTTGGATTCGATTTTTGAGGCCGTGAAGCTCACGGCGAAGATTCACCAAAGTGGCGGTGGGACAGGATTTTCTTTTTCCAAATTGAGACCGAAGGGGGATATCGTTCAGACTACAATGGGTGTTGCGAGTGGCCCAGTTTCTTTTATGAAAGTTTTCAATATGACAACGGAGGTGATAAAACAGGGTGGAACACGCAGAGGTGCCAATATGGGTGTGCTTAGGATCGATCATCCCGATGTGGAGGAGTTTATAACGGTAAAAAGAGATCCCAATGAACTCACCAATTTTAATTTGTCAGTTGCGATAACGGACGATTTCATGGCCAGTTATTTTAATGACGGAGAGTTTGAACTTGTAAATCCTAGAGATAAAAAGGTCGTAAAAAAAGTGAAAGCGAAAGAACTCATGAGGCTTCTTTCTGAATCGGCCTATATGTGTGGTGAACCGGGTTGTCTTTTTATTGACACCATAAATAGGGAGAATCCTTTGCCTCATCTGGGAGATATCGAAGCTACAAACCCATGTTCGGAGCAACCGCTTCTTCCTTACGAGTCCTGCTGTCTGGGTTCGATCAATCTCTGTCGCTTCGTGGATGATGAGGGAAGGATAAATTGGGAGAAGCTCAAAAATACTGTCCATCTTGCTTGTAGATTTTTGGATGATGTTATAGATGTGAATAGATATCCCCATCCCGAAATAGAACGGATGACAAAGATGAATAGGAAAATCGGGCTTGGGGTTATGGGTTTTGCCCACATGCTTATAAAAATGGGCATCCCCTATGACAGTGAAAGGGCAGAAAGAGTGGCAGAAGAAGTGATGTCCTTCATCCAGAAGGAGTCAAAGAAGGCCTCGGCTATCCTTGCAGAAGAAAGGGGTACATTTCCAAGTTACAGAGGGAGTAAGTGGGAAAGACTTGGGCTTCCCCAAAGAAACGGAACTACTACCACTGTGGCACCTACTGGAACATTAAGCCTTATTGCTGGAACTTCGAGTGGTATAGAACCTATATTCGATTTAGTCTATTCGAGAATCATCCTCGGAGACATAAAGGTTGAGATTGAGGATCCGCTTTATAGAGAGTTTCGGGAGAAAAAAGAACCAAAGGATAAGATTATTAGACTCTTCCGTACAGCTTATAACATAAGTCCTGAATGGCATTTGAGAATACAGTTAGCCTTCCAAAAGCACATAGACAATGGGGTAAGTAAAACTGTTAATCTACCTGAGGATACAAGCGTTGAGGATGTTGAGAAGATCTTCGTCTCGGCATACAAATTAGGGCTTAAGGGCATTACGGTTTTTAGAAACAGAAGCAGAAAATATCAGGTTCTTTCCTGCAGTGGCCAGACCCTATGCTAA
- a CDS encoding YgiQ family radical SAM protein — protein sequence MEFLPLTKAEVKKRKWDSLDVVIVTGDAYVDHPTFGAALIGRLLESTGLRVAIIAQPDWKDTKDFKRFGRPKLFFGVTSGNVDSMVANYTHNKKKRERDDYSPGGKPGLRPDRAIIVYSMRIKEAFPDVPIVIGGIEASLRRFAHYDFWDNTVRRSILFDSRADILVYGMGERQILAIAERLISGKPLFGIRGTAVVMKRDLFASLKSSDQDLKDAIELPSFEEVRDDKEKFNEAQRIIYRNQNPFKAKTLIQAHGNRFLVVYPPQMPYTTEELDRIYELPFARRWHPAYDSEGGVPAYETVKFSIVSHRGCPGECNFCALFVHQGRIVSSRSSLSILKEAKRIASMEDFKGTITDVGGPTANFYGASCKMWKTAGFCSKRSCLIPKKCENLKIDFSCQINLLNDILNIPRIKHVFIESGLRYDVITDDEGKIYLEALLKRHISGQLKVAPEHRSDKVLRLMNKPFFEVYERFVDTFNRLKKKTKVDVYLVNYFIGSHPGAELTDEIELFLYLFRNRIHPRQIQDFLPTPLTNSTAMYYTGIHPFTYEELYVPWRFRERKLRRALLQYYNEKNREAVVEALKLAKREDLISLYLKSLALA from the coding sequence ATGGAGTTTTTACCACTAACAAAAGCCGAAGTAAAAAAGAGAAAATGGGATTCTCTAGATGTAGTCATAGTAACTGGAGACGCGTACGTGGACCATCCAACATTCGGGGCGGCATTAATTGGCAGGCTACTTGAAAGTACTGGTCTCAGGGTAGCCATAATTGCCCAACCTGACTGGAAGGATACGAAAGACTTTAAAAGGTTTGGGAGACCGAAACTCTTCTTTGGTGTTACTTCAGGAAACGTTGACTCGATGGTTGCAAATTATACCCATAACAAGAAGAAGAGAGAAAGGGATGACTATTCACCAGGCGGGAAACCTGGCCTAAGACCGGACAGAGCAATCATCGTCTATTCAATGAGGATAAAAGAGGCTTTTCCGGATGTTCCGATAGTGATCGGAGGTATCGAAGCGAGCTTAAGAAGATTCGCCCACTACGATTTTTGGGACAATACGGTACGGAGATCGATTCTTTTCGATTCCCGGGCTGACATTTTAGTCTACGGTATGGGTGAGAGGCAAATACTTGCTATAGCCGAAAGGTTAATAAGCGGTAAACCTCTTTTCGGTATACGGGGAACAGCCGTAGTTATGAAAAGAGACTTATTCGCATCCCTTAAATCCTCCGACCAAGACCTAAAAGACGCCATAGAGCTTCCATCCTTTGAGGAGGTTAGAGATGATAAGGAGAAATTCAACGAGGCCCAAAGAATAATTTACAGGAACCAGAATCCGTTTAAGGCAAAGACACTCATTCAGGCCCACGGTAATAGGTTCCTTGTCGTCTACCCGCCACAGATGCCGTATACAACCGAGGAACTGGACAGGATTTACGAACTTCCATTTGCGAGAAGATGGCATCCAGCATACGATAGTGAAGGCGGAGTACCTGCTTACGAAACCGTGAAATTTTCTATTGTCTCTCACAGAGGATGTCCTGGAGAATGTAATTTCTGCGCCCTGTTCGTTCACCAAGGTCGGATTGTAAGTTCCCGAAGCAGCCTCTCGATATTAAAGGAGGCAAAGAGAATCGCCAGTATGGAAGATTTTAAAGGAACTATAACAGATGTTGGTGGACCTACTGCCAACTTCTACGGAGCGAGCTGCAAGATGTGGAAAACTGCCGGATTTTGCTCGAAGAGGAGTTGTCTCATTCCAAAAAAGTGCGAAAATTTAAAGATAGACTTTTCTTGCCAAATAAACTTACTAAATGACATCCTCAATATACCACGGATCAAACATGTATTTATCGAAAGCGGGCTAAGATACGACGTTATAACTGATGATGAAGGAAAAATCTATCTCGAAGCTCTTCTAAAAAGGCACATAAGTGGTCAGCTGAAAGTAGCGCCAGAACACAGATCTGACAAAGTTTTAAGGCTAATGAACAAACCATTTTTTGAGGTTTATGAAAGGTTCGTTGATACTTTCAACAGGCTGAAAAAGAAGACTAAAGTGGACGTCTATTTGGTCAACTACTTTATCGGATCCCATCCGGGGGCGGAACTTACAGACGAGATCGAGCTCTTCCTTTATCTTTTCAGGAATCGAATACATCCGAGACAAATACAGGATTTTTTACCTACTCCTCTCACAAATTCGACGGCCATGTACTACACTGGAATCCATCCCTTTACTTATGAGGAACTTTATGTTCCTTGGCGATTTAGAGAGAGAAAGCTAAGAAGAGCGCTTCTTCAATACTACAATGAAAAGAATAGAGAGGCAGTAGTTGAAGCGTTAAAACTTGCAAAACGGGAAGACTTGATCTCTCTTTACTTAAAATCGCTTGCTTTAGCATAG
- a CDS encoding fused MFS/spermidine synthase, which yields MSLLTAYAITFIASFCTLVIEIVAGRILAPFVGVSIYTWTSIIGVILAGISIGAYIGGRLADKYPSRKTLSVLLLLSGFTALMIIPLTNLVASYKFPLSLMMRIFVVTSIIFFIPSCILGTISPVVIRLALKNVESAGGIVGKIYAFSTLGAIIGTYVTGFFLISWMGTRNIIFTTGLILLVSALFVGSLFRRKVYTVSFFVLLVPVLALCYESLYKVKLREDTYFYKESDYYTIKLCKSLSSDGKTELDALILDNLIHSYVCKKDPTHIEYEYERIYADVLKWKYKKKDNFKTLTIGGGGYTFPRYMEVYYPNAKIDVVEIDPEVTKVAYEHLGLPRNTRIRTFNTDGRWYVMNCKEKYDVVFLDAYNDLTVPYHLTTKEFLTQVNNIMTEDGILLSNIIDNFQKGEFLPSYIHTLKRVFGEEKVFLLSVSPNFEDLRISTFIVIASKGNLNIKEFDRFVKERRLKGKATTVVVPDELVKKMISGRRVITISDDYAPVDNLVAPVFEERFGYDRKDG from the coding sequence ATGAGCCTACTTACAGCATACGCTATAACCTTTATCGCTAGTTTCTGCACTTTAGTGATTGAGATTGTAGCTGGCAGGATCTTAGCTCCCTTTGTAGGCGTATCCATCTACACGTGGACGAGCATAATTGGCGTGATACTGGCCGGGATAAGCATAGGAGCCTACATAGGAGGACGATTGGCAGACAAATATCCTTCTCGAAAGACACTTTCAGTCCTGCTTCTACTTTCCGGTTTTACCGCTCTTATGATCATTCCTCTTACAAACCTTGTCGCCTCTTACAAGTTTCCTCTCTCCCTTATGATGAGAATATTTGTCGTGACATCGATTATATTTTTCATCCCCAGTTGCATTTTGGGTACTATTTCGCCTGTTGTGATTAGACTCGCTTTGAAGAACGTTGAAAGTGCCGGGGGCATTGTGGGTAAGATCTATGCTTTCTCCACACTTGGAGCAATAATAGGGACTTACGTCACCGGATTTTTTCTGATCTCTTGGATGGGAACAAGGAACATCATATTTACAACAGGACTCATCCTTTTAGTGTCAGCCCTCTTTGTTGGTTCCCTTTTTAGGCGTAAAGTTTATACGGTTTCTTTCTTTGTCCTTCTCGTTCCAGTTCTTGCTTTATGCTACGAGTCCCTATACAAGGTGAAACTCAGAGAAGACACCTATTTTTACAAGGAAAGTGATTACTATACTATCAAGCTCTGTAAATCTCTAAGCTCCGACGGAAAGACCGAGCTTGATGCTTTGATTCTCGACAACCTGATCCACTCTTACGTATGTAAAAAAGACCCAACCCACATAGAGTACGAATACGAACGCATATACGCTGACGTTCTCAAATGGAAGTACAAGAAGAAGGACAATTTTAAAACCCTCACCATAGGAGGGGGTGGTTACACTTTCCCTAGATACATGGAGGTCTACTACCCTAATGCCAAAATCGACGTTGTGGAGATCGACCCTGAAGTGACGAAGGTCGCATACGAGCATCTCGGGCTTCCAAGAAATACTAGAATAAGGACCTTTAACACTGACGGTAGGTGGTATGTGATGAACTGTAAAGAAAAGTACGATGTTGTCTTTCTCGATGCCTATAACGACCTTACGGTCCCCTACCATCTAACGACCAAAGAGTTTCTGACCCAGGTCAACAATATCATGACGGAGGATGGCATACTGCTCTCCAATATCATAGACAATTTCCAAAAGGGTGAGTTTTTACCGTCCTATATCCATACGTTGAAAAGAGTCTTTGGGGAAGAAAAGGTCTTTCTCCTTTCTGTTTCTCCCAATTTCGAGGACTTAAGGATAAGTACATTCATCGTTATCGCCTCTAAGGGAAACCTGAACATAAAAGAGTTCGACAGATTTGTAAAAGAGCGCAGACTAAAAGGTAAAGCAACGACGGTTGTAGTTCCGGATGAACTTGTAAAAAAGATGATATCTGGAAGACGAGTAATAACTATAAGTGACGATTACGCCCCTGTCGATAATCTTGTCGCTCCTGTCTTTGAGGAAAGGTTTGGATACGACAGAAAGGATGGATAG
- a CDS encoding DJ-1/PfpI family protein, whose amino-acid sequence MEKRTLVLVPLAYGSEELEAVSIIDILRRANAKVDIVTIGDEKLLECSKGVKILGEKVIDEVKGVKYDAIVVPGGMPGAENIRNSEEFSKILLDHVKSGALIGAICASPVVVLDYLGLTKGKRITCHPSFAPMLKHGIYDPQPVVVDSNIVTGKSAGFALEFALKIVELLFPEEVVVNVKKGLALLEII is encoded by the coding sequence ATGGAGAAAAGGACGCTAGTCCTTGTACCTTTGGCTTATGGATCCGAAGAACTAGAAGCAGTAAGCATAATCGATATATTAAGAAGGGCAAATGCCAAAGTGGATATTGTCACAATTGGGGATGAAAAGTTATTGGAGTGTTCGAAAGGGGTTAAGATCTTGGGAGAAAAAGTCATAGATGAGGTCAAAGGTGTAAAATACGACGCGATCGTTGTTCCTGGGGGCATGCCCGGCGCAGAAAATATCAGAAATTCCGAAGAATTCTCAAAAATACTGCTAGACCATGTCAAATCTGGTGCGCTCATTGGCGCAATTTGTGCGTCTCCTGTTGTAGTTCTCGACTACCTCGGGCTTACAAAAGGAAAAAGAATCACATGTCACCCCTCTTTTGCCCCCATGCTCAAACATGGCATTTATGATCCACAGCCTGTGGTTGTTGATTCGAATATCGTTACTGGGAAGAGCGCAGGTTTTGCACTCGAATTTGCTTTAAAAATCGTTGAACTACTCTTCCCTGAGGAAGTCGTAGTTAATGTAAAAAAAGGATTGGCTCTTCTCGAAATAATTTAA
- a CDS encoding FAD-binding protein codes for MLKESIVAELKRICGDEDVLTTPEALKAYSYDGTTNWIKEPEAVVFPKTASEISEVLKLANREKIPVTPRGGGTNVSGGSVPWFGGIVLCTTKMNKIKKIDKENLSCTVECGVVLQDLNTALAKEGLFFPPDPQSFLGATIGGIIAENAGGPACVKYGVTKQYVLGLQVVLPTGEIVNLGGRTLKNVAGYDLIHLFISSEGTLGVISEAELKVNPLPPARKTIVAVYDSVEKAGETVFRVLENGVIPGKIELLDNWVINRIEEMMPMGLPKEADAMLLFECDGIEEAVQKETDKIVEIAKIYGARDVRVAKDMDEANRYWMARRAGFAAVFGKAKTVLSEDVTVPRGMIPALIRKSKEIAKKYGLELVILGHAGDGNLHPSFLTDINNKEHYERAQKAMEEIIYAAVELGGVLSGEHGIGLEKQKFFMRVTDPVAIDLMKKIKALFDPNNIMNPGKIWE; via the coding sequence ATGTTGAAAGAGTCGATAGTAGCTGAACTTAAAAGGATTTGCGGAGATGAAGACGTTTTAACAACTCCTGAAGCTTTGAAAGCATACTCTTACGATGGGACCACCAACTGGATCAAAGAACCGGAAGCGGTAGTTTTTCCTAAAACCGCATCAGAGATTTCAGAAGTTTTGAAACTTGCGAACAGAGAAAAGATACCGGTTACTCCAAGGGGTGGCGGAACGAACGTTAGTGGTGGGTCTGTGCCATGGTTCGGTGGAATAGTGCTGTGCACCACTAAGATGAATAAGATCAAAAAAATTGACAAGGAGAATTTGAGTTGTACTGTCGAATGCGGAGTTGTGCTACAAGATCTAAATACTGCACTTGCGAAGGAGGGGCTTTTTTTTCCTCCCGATCCTCAAAGTTTCCTCGGCGCTACAATCGGTGGGATTATTGCTGAAAACGCTGGTGGCCCAGCATGCGTAAAGTACGGGGTGACAAAACAGTACGTTCTGGGTCTTCAGGTTGTTTTGCCCACAGGAGAGATTGTGAATTTGGGGGGAAGAACCCTAAAAAATGTTGCTGGATACGATCTTATCCATCTTTTCATCAGTTCTGAAGGAACACTCGGTGTTATAAGTGAAGCGGAACTTAAGGTAAATCCTCTTCCGCCAGCGAGAAAAACGATTGTGGCTGTCTATGACAGCGTTGAAAAGGCTGGAGAGACGGTTTTTAGAGTCCTTGAAAATGGGGTAATTCCGGGAAAGATAGAGCTTTTGGACAACTGGGTTATAAATCGGATAGAAGAGATGATGCCTATGGGTCTACCTAAAGAGGCGGATGCTATGCTTCTTTTTGAGTGTGACGGGATAGAAGAGGCAGTTCAAAAGGAGACCGATAAGATCGTTGAAATAGCGAAAATATACGGAGCAAGGGATGTGCGGGTTGCAAAAGATATGGACGAGGCAAACAGATACTGGATGGCAAGAAGAGCAGGATTTGCGGCGGTGTTCGGAAAGGCAAAAACGGTTCTATCGGAGGATGTGACAGTCCCAAGAGGAATGATCCCTGCTCTTATAAGAAAGAGTAAGGAGATAGCCAAAAAATATGGGCTAGAACTTGTAATCCTTGGACATGCAGGAGACGGAAATCTACATCCGTCCTTCCTGACAGACATAAACAACAAAGAACACTACGAGAGGGCCCAAAAAGCTATGGAAGAAATCATTTACGCCGCTGTCGAACTTGGTGGGGTTCTTTCTGGTGAACATGGAATTGGCCTTGAGAAACAGAAATTCTTCATGAGGGTTACAGATCCAGTCGCGATCGATCTCATGAAAAAGATCAAAGCTCTCTTTGATCCAAATAATATCATGAATCCCGGAAAGATATGGGAGTAA
- a CDS encoding (Fe-S)-binding protein — translation MNEKKELKKVEQYIEQCMKCGFCTYFCPVYQEEKVETSVARGKNYLIKLALQGQQEFTEEMGKIVGKCLLCKRCVVNCPAKAQIDRVVVGARAQMVNEKGLGFIKNLAFRKIMSDRKRFTRYLKLAKAFQWLLPKTEGNIRHLPDFLKALGAGRNIPELAKTFLRDMVKPVYEPQSKDKPVMKVGFFMGCATDFIYPEIGLKLIDFLTKRNVEVVVPKDQNCCGAPIYFSGDFLTGRLIADMNVEAFKEVDTIVTACATCSSTLKEYEKYLAETEEQKQKYANFGKKIKDSLEFIVKTLKVDPKNLKVRKEFHGKTVTWHDPCHLVRYQDIKDEPRSILKNLDGIKYVEMPNADLCCGMGGSFSIYHYDLTKRIAKKKLDGIKATGADIVVTACPGCMINLIDNVLQNRMPQRVYHIVELFE, via the coding sequence GTGAACGAGAAGAAGGAACTAAAAAAGGTGGAACAGTACATCGAACAGTGCATGAAGTGCGGCTTTTGTACATATTTTTGTCCTGTCTATCAAGAAGAAAAAGTCGAGACATCAGTTGCAAGAGGCAAAAACTACCTAATCAAACTGGCGCTCCAGGGGCAACAGGAATTCACAGAGGAGATGGGAAAGATTGTTGGCAAATGCCTTCTCTGTAAAAGGTGCGTAGTGAACTGTCCAGCAAAAGCACAAATAGATAGGGTTGTTGTAGGCGCCCGTGCTCAGATGGTAAACGAGAAGGGCCTTGGGTTTATAAAGAATTTAGCGTTCAGAAAGATCATGTCTGACAGGAAAAGATTCACAAGGTACCTTAAACTTGCAAAAGCCTTTCAGTGGCTTTTACCAAAAACAGAGGGAAATATAAGACATCTTCCCGATTTTCTCAAGGCTCTTGGCGCAGGAAGAAACATACCGGAGCTTGCTAAAACTTTTCTTCGGGATATGGTAAAGCCAGTCTATGAGCCGCAAAGCAAAGATAAGCCTGTCATGAAGGTTGGATTCTTTATGGGATGTGCAACAGACTTCATCTATCCTGAGATTGGGCTAAAACTCATAGACTTTCTAACAAAGAGGAACGTGGAGGTCGTAGTTCCTAAAGACCAGAACTGCTGTGGGGCTCCCATATACTTCAGTGGGGACTTCTTAACGGGAAGACTGATCGCTGACATGAATGTGGAGGCTTTTAAAGAAGTAGATACTATAGTTACGGCCTGCGCAACGTGCAGTTCAACCTTAAAAGAATACGAAAAGTACCTTGCAGAAACCGAGGAACAAAAACAGAAGTACGCGAATTTTGGAAAGAAAATAAAGGACAGTCTTGAGTTCATAGTGAAGACACTGAAAGTGGATCCAAAGAACCTTAAAGTTAGAAAAGAATTTCATGGAAAGACCGTAACATGGCATGATCCATGCCATCTTGTAAGGTATCAGGACATAAAGGATGAGCCGAGATCTATCCTTAAGAATTTGGATGGCATAAAATACGTGGAAATGCCCAATGCTGATCTGTGCTGCGGCATGGGAGGATCTTTCAGCATATACCATTACGACCTAACAAAAAGGATAGCGAAAAAGAAGCTGGATGGGATAAAAGCAACCGGGGCAGATATAGTTGTGACGGCATGCCCGGGTTGCATGATAAATCTCATAGATAACGTTTTGCAAAATAGAATGCCCCAAAGGGTTTACCATATCGTCGAACTCTTCGAGTAA
- a CDS encoding AMP-binding protein: protein MKHGVWLTAKDVLRVNAFKWPNKIGIKDLNKQYTFKEWNERACRLANALANLGMKKGDRFCVLSYNCVEWLEFYAAAAKGGFICVPIMFRLAPPEMEYIINHAEAKVFIVQGGKDQKGNELPWIKQVNNMKKNLPTVEHYISFAVDSPYYDGYINYEDMLKEASPEEPEVRVDADDIWVIMYTGGTTGLPKGVMKSHGNLIAQYFIMLYDHEFEHDDIVLLVMPLCHVNSLFYSFVFTWIGATVMAYNMVSFDPEDLLKTFAEHKITFTSLVPTHYIMMLALPDEVKKKYDLSSVKKLLISSAPARRDTKLGIMKMFPNARLWEAYGSTEAGIVTILKPEEQLSKLGSIGREVIGSDIIRLYDENGNIITEPNVVGELYSRSPMVFEGYWKDPEKTKAAMKGEYFSAGDMAYRDPDGYYVLVDRKANMIITGGENVYPSEVENVIGAHPKVKDVAVIGVPHEKWGEAVTAVIVLHEGQTATPEEIIEFCRGKIAGYKIPKNVYFIKDEEMPRSGAGKILHRVLRERYGKWSDVR, encoded by the coding sequence ATGAAACACGGCGTATGGCTTACGGCAAAGGATGTCTTAAGGGTCAACGCTTTTAAATGGCCAAACAAAATTGGCATTAAGGACTTAAACAAGCAGTACACGTTCAAAGAGTGGAATGAGAGAGCCTGCAGGCTCGCCAACGCTTTAGCCAATCTAGGAATGAAAAAAGGAGATAGATTCTGCGTTTTGTCTTACAACTGCGTGGAATGGCTCGAATTCTATGCCGCTGCTGCAAAGGGTGGGTTCATATGCGTACCCATAATGTTTAGACTTGCGCCGCCTGAAATGGAATACATAATTAACCACGCGGAGGCAAAAGTTTTTATAGTCCAGGGCGGAAAGGACCAAAAAGGAAATGAACTTCCCTGGATAAAGCAGGTCAACAACATGAAGAAAAACTTACCTACTGTAGAACACTACATATCCTTTGCAGTGGACAGTCCGTACTATGATGGATACATAAATTACGAGGATATGCTAAAAGAAGCAAGTCCGGAAGAGCCGGAAGTTAGAGTCGATGCAGATGACATATGGGTCATAATGTATACCGGTGGAACTACAGGCCTTCCAAAAGGTGTTATGAAAAGCCACGGGAACCTCATAGCACAGTATTTTATAATGCTTTATGATCACGAGTTCGAACACGACGACATAGTACTTTTAGTTATGCCACTTTGCCACGTGAACTCACTCTTTTATTCCTTTGTCTTTACATGGATCGGTGCCACTGTAATGGCTTACAACATGGTCAGTTTCGATCCAGAAGATCTTCTTAAAACCTTCGCCGAACATAAGATTACTTTTACATCCCTCGTTCCGACACATTACATAATGATGCTCGCACTTCCAGATGAGGTTAAGAAGAAATACGATCTCTCCTCTGTCAAAAAACTCCTTATATCGTCTGCCCCTGCAAGAAGGGATACAAAGCTTGGAATCATGAAGATGTTCCCCAATGCAAGACTCTGGGAGGCATATGGATCAACGGAGGCAGGAATAGTCACAATACTTAAACCGGAGGAACAGCTCTCCAAACTTGGATCTATAGGCCGCGAAGTTATAGGCTCGGATATAATTAGGCTTTACGACGAAAACGGAAACATAATCACTGAACCGAACGTTGTGGGAGAACTTTACTCCAGAAGCCCCATGGTCTTCGAAGGGTACTGGAAGGATCCTGAAAAGACGAAAGCTGCGATGAAAGGCGAGTATTTTAGCGCGGGAGACATGGCCTATAGGGATCCTGACGGGTACTATGTCCTCGTTGACAGGAAAGCCAATATGATCATAACTGGTGGTGAGAATGTCTATCCCTCTGAGGTTGAGAACGTTATCGGAGCTCATCCTAAGGTAAAGGATGTGGCGGTAATTGGTGTTCCACATGAGAAATGGGGTGAGGCCGTAACTGCTGTAATCGTGCTCCACGAGGGGCAGACTGCAACCCCTGAAGAGATTATCGAGTTCTGTAGGGGTAAGATAGCAGGGTACAAGATACCTAAAAACGTGTACTTTATAAAGGACGAAGAGATGCCCCGTAGTGGAGCCGGAAAGATACTTCACAGGGTTCTAAGAGAAAGGTACGGAAAGTGGAGTGACGTAAGGTAA
- a CDS encoding DUF3553 domain-containing protein, protein MANDYVLYLQVGDRVYHKKYRRWGIGVVIEERRSELPGGFCYVRVDFQDGKVRIFDNNFNSHNCCYYSGIEKIEFDEDCPPKRVRGKKNEKKSIPKLKK, encoded by the coding sequence ATGGCCAATGATTACGTCCTTTATCTTCAGGTCGGAGACAGAGTTTATCACAAAAAGTACAGAAGATGGGGAATAGGTGTCGTAATTGAGGAGAGAAGATCAGAGCTTCCAGGTGGATTTTGCTATGTGAGGGTCGACTTTCAGGACGGTAAAGTAAGGATCTTCGATAACAACTTTAATAGTCACAACTGTTGTTACTATTCAGGGATCGAAAAGATCGAGTTTGACGAGGATTGTCCCCCAAAAAGAGTGAGGGGAAAGAAGAACGAAAAAAAATCGATTCCTAAGCTCAAAAAGTAA